The genomic interval CGATCGCCCGCACGGTGACCCCAGGCGTATTGCCCAGCAGCTCGCGCACGGTCTCGGCCACGCCTTCCGACTTGCCGCCCGTCACCGTCACGCTGACGTCGCGCTGGCTGCCGTCCGCCATCCACAGATGCACATTGGTGTCGCCGGGTTTGGTGCCGATCATGACCAGTTCGGACTTGCCGACCGAGAACACGCTGAGCACTTCGCCATCGCCGACCGCGATGCGGCGCAGGGCGCCGTGCACGCGGCGAACCACGGCCTCGCCCGCATAGACGGTTTGGGCAGGCTGCAACGGCGGCGCCACGGACGGCTTCTTGTCGCCAGCCAGGGCGACGCCGCCCGAGGCTGTACCCGCTCCCAGTTCCTGGATCTGCGATTCGGCCGCACGCTTGAGCTGGTCGACCTGGCGACCTTGCGCGATCAACCGCGCCTGTTCGGCCGCCGCCTCGTCCGACGGTGCGCCGGCGGCGGGTGCCGCTGCAGGATGCGCGGTCTTTGCCGTGGCTGGTGTGGCGGCCTGCTGGGCCGACGCATTGAGGCCTCCAATTCCCGCCAACAGGAGGCCGGCCAGCCACGCCGCCGATCTACCTGCCTTGTTTCCGCTACGTCCTGTTGCTTGCCTCATGCTCAACCCTTTCCGCCAATGATGAACTCAACGCGGCTGCTTCCGGTGCCGGTGCTTTCCGGATCGCCCGATCCCAGCGATCGCAGTAATTGACTCTCGCTCATGCCTGTCGCCGCGCCGGGCGAGGTGTCCTGAAGTTCGCGCAGCAGTACACGCACTGCGCCCACCTTCGAGGCCATGGCCAACTGCTTGGCCTGGTACTGGTCCAGTTCCAGGGTGACGCTGGAGAATCCGGCCGATTCGTTCGACTCCTCTCCCTCCTTCGGCGTCGGCACATCGCCGATCCGGCTGCCGGCGGCCAGGACCTTGATCTTCTGCAGCAGCGGAAATACCTGGGCGCCGCTGCCCGAACCGGGGGCGCCGCTGGTGGAGGCATCCTTCACGAAGAAGATGTCGATGAGGTCGCCCGGGGCGATCATGCCGGAGATCGAGTTGTTCTCGTCCACGCTCATCGTGTAGGCGACCTTGCCCTTGGGAATCAGCCGGGAGAACTGTTCGTACAAGGGCACCAGCGCGCTGGCGCTCAGCGGTGCGCCGCCACGGGCCGGAGCGCGCAGCATGCGGCCTTCGTACTGGCCGTGGTTTTCCGGCGTGACCGCATCGGCAGGCGCGAATTCGGCAGGAATCGGCCGCGATGCCAGATCGCTGCCCTGCAGGATCGCGCCCTGCGGCAGGTCATTCACCGGCACGGCCACCTCGACCATGGGCCGCGTGTCCTGGGTGCGCTCGGCGACGGTGTTGCGGATGTAGCTCACTGCGATGAAGGCGGCGAAAGCCGCCATCACCACGGCGATCAGGATGAACAGGACGTTCTTGCTGAGTTTTGGTTTCTGCATGAAGAGTTGCCGTCGAGGCAGGCCGTGGCGAGGGAATGGAGGTCAACCCACCAGGATGTCGGACGCCGAGATGGCGTAGACAAAGGCGGCATAGAGGTCTTTCAGGGCGGTGACCACGTCGGTGATCACGTTCGGGTTGGCGATCAACACGATCACCAGCGCCATCACCACCACGGTGTATTCGATCGTGGATTGACCGCGTTGGGTGCGCTTGCGGGGCATGGCGGCGCGGATCATTCGACCACCGCCACGACCACGGTGCCGGTCTTGCCGCGGCTGGACGTCACCGTCACGCGGTCTTCCTGGCGGATGAAGCGGCCGACGCAATGCGGACTGGTCGCCGCGCAGGCCGACGAGGAGCCATCCCGCACGTAGCCTTGCGCTGCGAAGTAGCGGGTGTAGTACTGCTGATTCTGCAGCGGCGTATAGCGGTTGAGCATGCTCAAGGTCCTGACATGGCGCGGCGTGTCCATGTAGACGATGTCTTCGGCGACCTGCGTATCCGGCAGCCGTCCGAAGCCCTTGCCGACGCCGTCCGCCGGCAGGTCTTTCTTCGGCAGCTGCATGACGCCGATCTGGCCGCGCGTGCTGGTGGCGTCTCCGCTCAATTCGACAGTGACGTAATAGCCGCCTGCTTCCATGTGGCCGAGCACGGTCTTGTTGCCCATGGGAGTGGCCACGACCCCCTTGCCCCATTCCTGTCGATAGAACTGTTCCACCTGACGCGGCGGTGCGGCCACGGTGAAACGGCTGGCGCGCATCGAAACGCCGTTGTAGACCATGTGCTCGGACACGATCTCGCCGGAGGCCTGATCCGGCACAGGCACATCCGGCCAATCCGCAGCGCGTGCAGGGTGGGCGGCGAGCCCCAACAGGACCGGGCCCACCATCTGCGCGAGCAGGCGGCTGGAAGGTCGCCCGCTCATTGCTTGACCGGGTAATTGGCCAGCTTGTCCGCGGGGACGACATCCGGCTCGATCGTGCC from Xanthomonas sp. DAR 34887 carries:
- the cpaB gene encoding Flp pilus assembly protein CpaB, translating into MAAFAAFIAVSYIRNTVAERTQDTRPMVEVAVPVNDLPQGAILQGSDLASRPIPAEFAPADAVTPENHGQYEGRMLRAPARGGAPLSASALVPLYEQFSRLIPKGKVAYTMSVDENNSISGMIAPGDLIDIFFVKDASTSGAPGSGSGAQVFPLLQKIKVLAAGSRIGDVPTPKEGEESNESAGFSSVTLELDQYQAKQLAMASKVGAVRVLLRELQDTSPGAATGMSESQLLRSLGSGDPESTGTGSSRVEFIIGGKG